A section of the Oryza sativa Japonica Group chromosome 1, ASM3414082v1 genome encodes:
- the LOC4326863 gene encoding cytochrome b561 domain-containing protein At2g30890 has protein sequence MFVSARKRLFFLFISSLLLSLLAPSDGSSNSTANLNQSHNKTGRTLEMTPKVLFQLKMHALFHWSSFGFLMPVGIILARMSSKSKSGRSIRVLFYCHVISQIAAVLLATGGAALSLMNFENSFSNSHQRVGLALYGFMWLQPLIGFFRPERGVKVRSLWYFLHWLLGIAICATGITNVYIGLHTYHERTTKSVKLWTGLLTFELSLLLFFYLLIDRWSYMMKQGNAPIEQLRPTDNRKTYPTTLRKELGMVQE, from the exons ATGTTTGTATCTGCAAGAAAGAGACTGTTCTTTCTGTTCATAAGTTCTCTACTTCTGTCGCTTCTTGCGCCGTCTGATGGCTCATCAAACTCCACAGCGAATCTCAATCAAAGCCACAACAAGACCGGACGTACTTTGGAG ATGACACCCAAAGTATTATTTCAACTCAAGATGCATGCATTGTTCCACTGGTCTTCTTTTGGTTTCTTGATGCCTGTAGGGATAATACTAGCCAGAATGTCAAGCAAATCTAAAAGCGGCAGGAGCATCAGAGTCCTTTTCTATTGCCATGTCATTTCTCAG ATTGCAGCTGTCCTTCTTGCTACCGGCGGTGCGGCTCTTTCACTAATGAACTTTGAGAATTCATTCAGTAACAGTCACCAGAGAGTAGGATTAGCATTGTATGGATTCATGTGGCTCCAGCCGCTTATCGGTTTCTTCAGACCAGAAAG AGGTGTTAAGGTAAGGAGCTTGTGGTACTTCCTCCACTGGCTTCTTGGCATCGCAATTTGCGCAACTGGCATTACAAATGTCTACATTGGCCTTCACACATACCATGAGAGAACCACAAAGAGTGTGAAGCTTTGGACCGGCCTCCTTACTTTCGAGCTCTCCTTACTGCTTTTCTTCTACCTCTTGATAGACAGATGGAGCTACATGATGAAGCAAGGAAATGCCCCTATCGAGCAGCTAAGACCTACCGACAATCGCAAAACCTATCCGACAACTCTTCGGAAGGAATTGGGTATGGTGCAAGAGTGA
- the LOC4326862 gene encoding uncharacterized protein encodes MACSFPPSSATRLQAVDAAAVRSSRVPPRAATVSPVQRSLGAGCKAAAAARQEGATQDPAISVSSARTQLDLLEQLTTPTSDGIGVENGAPTEPRVQTTIREQLSAVIGDRDGEYTLPLGKKLKEGLKKLNSLTVSQRRNIKRQALLTKVSGRNDSVFFATVGAFVLVPPLAILAIAVLTGYVQLLP; translated from the exons ATGGCGTGCAGCTTCCCGCCTTCGTCCGCCACGAGGCTCCAGGCCGTGGACGCGGCGGCCGTGAGGAGCAGCAGGGTGCCGCCTAGGGCGGCGACCGTATCCCCGGTGCAGAGATCGCTGGGCGCCGGCTGCAAGGCCGCGGCTGCCGCCCGGCAGGAAGGCGCGACGCAGGACCCCGCCATCTCAG TTTCTTCGGCGCGCACCCAGTTGGATCTCCTGGAGCAGCTGACAACCCCTACATCTGATGGCATTG GCGTGGAGAACGGTGCTCCTACAGAACCCCGTGTGCAAACTACTATTCGTGAGCAACTTTCAGCGGTTATCGGTGACAGGGACGGTGAGTACACCCTCCCGTTGGGCAAGAAGCTCAAGGAAGGTCTGAAGAAACTCAACTCCCTGACCGTCTCCCAGAGGAGGAACATCAAGAGGCAGGCCCTGCTCACCAAGGTCAGTGGACGGAATGACTCAGTGTTCTTCGCCACCGTTGGCGCATTTGTCCTAGTGCCGCCATTGGCCATCTTAGCTATTGCAGTCCTGACTGGTTATGTGCAGCTCTTGCCGTGA
- the LOC4326861 gene encoding uncharacterized protein At4g18257, translating into MSSPGESGPSASAKDTDAAQRAQEQEPGKQGGATRERRMESLGWLTESAVMPKKHKAIEGVGAASILDLKAQLYRTQEEARKPTAHDAAAAAAASGEFRRAKKRAAPGDPLGAKNSGVDARAHKDKLELKAVKDGSVSYAALEKKAELYEKLSRGEIPDEEDKEKYCVDFFQKSFDHVYEPRQPESQSVIDRAEPENDNDDSMSSAKPVGLGRTGTTIDRDEHKRFVREVHEEVSEARQKASTMKSRRQEQEAARREKLKQAYLKKRLEKLLAEKRATSATDDQPAS; encoded by the exons atgtcGTCGCCGGGAGAGAGCGGGCCTTCGGCTTCGGCAAAGGACACGGATGCCGCGCAGAGGGCGCAGGAGCAGGAGCCCGGGAAGCAGGGGGGCGCGACGAGGGAGCGGCGGATGGAGTCGCTGGGGTGGCTGACGGAGTCGGCGGTGATGCCGAAGAAGCACAAGGCCATCGAGGGGGTCGGCGCCGCGTCCATCCTCGACCTCAAGGCGCAGCTCTACCGCACCCAGGAGGAGGCCCGCAAGCCCAccgcccacgacgccgccgcggcggctgctgccTCGGGCGAGTTCCGCCGGGCCAAGAAGCGCGCCGCTCCTGGTGACCCCCTCGGCGCGAAGAATTCCGGCGTCGATGCCCGCGCCCACAA AGATAAGTTGGAGCTAAAAGCTGTGAAGGATGGTTCAGTAAGTTATGCTGCCTTAGAAAAGAAGGCAGAATTGTATGAAAAATTATCAAGAGGCGAGATACCTGATGAAGAAGACAAGGAAAAATATTGTGTTGACTTTTTCCAAAAGAGTTTCGATCATGTCTATGAGCCTCGGCAACCAGAGAGCCAGAGTGTTATTGACAGGGCAGAACCAGAAAATGACAATGATGATTCTATGTCAAGTGCCAAACCAGTAGGCCTTGGTCGAACTGGCACTACTATTGACAGAGATGAGCACAAGCGCTTTGTAAG GGAGGTTCATGAGGAAGTAAGTGAGGCAAGGCAGAAGGCTTCAACAATGAAATCCCGACGACAAGAGCAGGAGGCTGCTCGTAGAGAGAAACTCAAGCAGGCTTATTTGAAGAAACGCCTGGAGAAGTTACTTGCTGAGAAACGGGCCACTTCAGCAACCGACGACCAACCAGCTAGCTAG
- the LOC4326864 gene encoding protein VACUOLELESS1 — protein sequence MGYRVELVPIRLDPHVRGLTVPSRSPRQSTSFLTAHLARDAAAASPPAMSSSVSVAAEWDLLSDRFYRRITVYSPLPWSPPSAAAASSSSTSGGGGGGGGSGGVLGRLDLSTHIVAAAPFGGPIAAVRDDSKIVQLHSEPSRRRLLLYSSSGHPIASSPWPPQLPRLHSLAFSSSLNLVALLSDGSLLRFRLPDLKPNPSPTPVPLLPTSSGGVADAAFWGGGVAVLTEDNRVVVTTDIDAADPHPREFADPCVGQDEQVLCMAVVEPQFVMSGSPEVLLAVGDRVLAVDEDDVQTLGLELEIGPVQKMAVSPNGKLLAAFAHDGRLLVIPTDFSKIIFEYECDSALPPDQIAWCGLDSVLLYWSAALLMVGPNGDPVLYNYDEPIKLIPECDGVRILSNSNMEFLHRVPDSTTSIFGIGSMSPAALLYDARDHYDKQSAKAYDNYQLISSSLPEAIEACIDAAGHEFDISRQHALLRAATYGLAFCSQFPHERFQEMCKTLRVLNAVRDPQIGMPLTIQQYKLLTAPVLIGRLINANQHLLALRISEYLNLNPEVVIMHWACEKITASAAIPDTVLLEGLLDKLRLCKGISYAAVAAHADNSGRRKLAAMLVDHESQSSKQIPLLLSIDEQDKALSKAIESGDTDLVYLVLFHIWQKVAVEKSAPLDFFGVINARPLARDLFMAYARHSKHEALKDFFLSTGRLQDAAFLLLKESRELERNPMASKGSPLHGPQVRLIEQAHRLFAETKEHVFESKASEEHAKLLRSQHELEVSTKQAIFVGSSVSDTIKTCIAMGNERAALKVKSEFKVPDKRWYWLKSCALATVGNWDALEKFSKERRPPGGYKPFVEACIDAGQKTEALKYIPKLTDPRERSEAYARIKMAKEAAEAASQVKDSDELFGRLKLTLAQNTAAASIFDTLRDRLSFQGTY from the exons ATGGGCTACCGTGTGGAGCTCGTTCCCATCCgattggacccacatgtcaggggaCTAACCGTCCCGTCTCGATCCCCGAGACAGTCCACCTCCTTCCTCACAGCCCATCTcgcgcgcgacgccgccgccgcctcgccgccggcgatgtcctcctccgtctccgtcGCGGCGGAGTGGGACCTCCTCTCCGACCGGTTCTACCGCCGCATCACCGTCTACTCCCCGCTGCCCTGGTCgcccccttccgccgccgccgcgtcctcgtcctccacctccggtggcggcggcggcggcggggggagcggTGGCGTGCtcggccgcctcgacctctccacgcacatcgtcgccgcggcgccgtTCGGGGGCCCGATCGCCGCCGTCCGGGACGACTCGAAGATCGTGCAGCTCCACTCGGAgccgtcgcggcgccgcctcctcctctactcctcctccggccaccccATCGCGTCCTCCCCGTGGCCGCCCCAGCTCCCCCGCCTCCACTCGCTCGCGTTCTCCAGCTCCCTCAACCTCGTCGCGCTGCTCTCCGATGGGTCCCTCCTCCGCTTCCGCCTCCCTGATCTGAAGCCCAACCCTAGCCCCACCCCCGTGCCCCTGCTCCCCACGTCCTCCGGCGGCGTTGCCGACGCTGCCTTCTGGGGAGGCGGCGTAGCTGTCCTCACGGAGGACAACCGCGTCGTGGTGACCACGGACATCGACGCCGCGGACCCTCACCCGCGTGAGTTCGCCGACCCTTGCGTTGGCCAGGACGAGCAGGTGCTGTGCATGGCTGTGGTGGAGCCGCAGTTTGTCATGTCCGGGAGCCCAGAGGTACTGCTTGCGGTTGGTGATCGAGTGCTGGCGGTTGATGAGGATGATGTGCAGACACTCGGGTTGGAGCTGGAGATTGGACCTGTGCAGAAGATGGCAGTTTCCCCCAATGGGAAGCTGCTTGCCGCATTTGCGCACGATGGGCGCCTGCTCGTCATCCCTACGGATTTCTCCAAGATAATCTTCGAGTATGAGTGTGAT TCCGCATTGCCACCAGATCAAATAGCTTGGTGTGGATTGGACAGCGTGCTTCTTTACTGGTCAGCAGCTCTTTTGATGGTTGGTCCAAATGGAGATCCGGTGCTGTATAATTACGATGAACCCATAAAGCTCATTCCAGAGTGTGATGGTGTAAGAATCCTCTCAAACTCAAATATGGAATTCCTACACCGAGTCCCTGATTCCACTACATCAATTTTTGGCATTGGAAGCATGTCCCCAGCAGCATTGCTGTATGATGCTAGAGATCATTATGACAAACAAAGTGCCAAG GCATACGATAATTATCAGTTGATTTCTTCTTCCTTGCCTGAGGCAATTGAAGCATGTATAGATGCTGCTGGCCATGAGTTTGATATTTCACGCCAACATGCGTTACTGAGAGCTGCTACTTATGGCCTGGCTTTCTGCAG TCAATTTCCACATGAACGTTTTCAAGAAATGTGCAAAACATTACGGGTTCTAAATGCTGTACGTGATCCTCAGATTGGGATGCCACTTACCATTCAGCAGTACAAG TTACTTACTGCACCGGTACTCATTGGACGTCTGATCAATGCCAACCAGCACCTTTTGGCACTTCGCATCTCTGAGTACCTCAACCTCAACCCG GAGGTCGTGATTATGCATTGGGCATGTGAGAAGATAACAGCATCAGCAGCTATCCCAGATACAGTCCTTCTTGAGGGCTTGCTTGACAAG CTCAGGTTATGCAAGGGCATATCATATGCTGCAGTAGCAGCTCATGCAGATAACAGTGGCAGGCGAAAGTTGGCTGCCATGCTTGTTGACCATGAGTCCCAATCATCAAAGCAG ATTCCGTTACTGCTAAGCATTGATGAACAAGACAAGGCATTGTCAAAGGCAATTGAGAGTGGGGATACTGATCTTGTGTACCTTGTGCTTTTCCATATCTGGCAGAAGGTAGCTGTAGAAAAG AGTGCTCCATTGGATTTTTTTGGCGTAATCAATGCAAGGCCTTTGGCTCGTGATTTGTTTATGGCATATGCAAG ACATTCCAAGCATGAAGCTCTAAAGGACTTCTTTCTATCAACAGGGAGACTTCAG GATGCTGCCTTTCTTTTATTGAAAGAGTCAAGGGAATTGGAGAGGAATCCAATGGCAAGCAAGGGATCTCCTCTCCATGGTCCACAAGTTCGGCTCATTGAGCAGGCCCACAGACTTTTTGCTGAGACCAAGGAGCATGTTTTTGAATCCAAAGCTTCTGAAGAGCATGCAAAATTGCTAAG ATCACAACATGAACTAGAAGTTTCCACAAAACAAGCAATATTTGTGGGTTCTAGTGTCAGCGATACTATCAAAACATGTATTGCCATGGGAAATGAACGAGCTGCACTCAAAGTGAAGTCAGAGTTCAAG GTTCCTGATAAGAGGTGGTACTGGCTCAAATCATGTGCTTTAGCTACAGTTGGGAACTGGGATGCGTTGGAAAAGTTTTCGAAAGAGAGGAGGCCACCAGGAG GCTATAAACCTTTTGTGGAAGCATGTATTGATGCTGGTCAAAAAACTGAAGCTCTTAAGTACATTCCAAAGTTGACAGATCCTCGTGAACGATCTGAG